ACAGTGGCTGTGTGTCCCATGTCCCCGGCGATGCGAGCGGCCCGCTCGCCACCCTGCCCCGCTACCAGGCTCGCGCTTCGGAGCAGCGCGTGGACTCCGTGTGGAGGCTCGCGCCGGAGGCACTGGAGCCGGAGGCCGTCGCGGCGTTCCTGCTGCATGCGCTGGCTCCGGAGAAGAGCCTGTTCCGTGAGGTGAGCCGCGTGCCGGTGCCGGTGCCGCGCATCCTGCGTGAGGCAGTGGGGGAGACGTTCAGCGAGGAGGCGCTCCTCACCGCCCTGTCGAACACCGTGGGCCAGCACGTGGCCACAGGAGCACTGGACGTGAGCCTGAGCGGCGGCGTGGACAGCGCGACGCTGTGCGCCCTGGCCGCGCGCCACGCCCCGGGGCGGATTCGCGCCTGGACGATGGACGTCCACTTCGCGGATGCGACGGAGCGGCGCAACGCGAGGACGGTGGCGCGAGCCGCCGGGGTGGAGTTGGTGGACGTGCCCGTCCCCGATTCCCGGCTGCCAGACATGCTCGAAGCGGCGGTGCTGGCCAACGAGACGGCGCTCATCAACGCCCGCGCCGTGGCGAGCTTCATCTTCTACACGGAGGCCCGCGCACTCGGTGCGTCGGTGATGCTGAGCGGGGCCGGCGCGGACGAGGTGCTCCTCGGCAATCCGCAGGCCCTCGTGGCAGCGCGGGCCCGCGTGGAGGAGGACCGGAGGCTCGCCCGCGAGGTGCTGCGTCCCTCCGCTGTGGACAACTTGGGGACGACTCGCGAGCCCTGGGCGCCCTCCCCCGACGAGGCGGGCGCCTCCGAGGAGGTCCGCCACGCCGCCTGGGTGCTGCGCGAGCTGGTGCTTCCGCCAGAGCTCCGAGGCGCGAAAGTCCACGGCCTCACCCTGCGTACGCCCTATCTGGACGCAGCCTTCGCACACGTGGCGCTGGCGCTGCCCGAGTCCGTGCTCGTACGAGACGGTGTCGGCAAGTGGCTCTTCCGCCACGCCGTGCGCTCACTCGTCCCCGACGAGGTCCGCCTCGCGCGCAAGACGCCCCGCTATGCACAGACAGCCCTGTCCAGCCCCGTCCGGGAGCGCTGGCTGGAGCTGTACCGCGCCTGGCTCGCCCCCTCCCGGCTGGAGCCCCTGGAGGTCATCGACCCTGGCGCGGCGCTGGCGCTGCTGGAGCGCTACACACGCCTGTCTCCCGACGCGCCGGAGGCCGGTGGAATGGACCGGCTGTTGATGCGGCTCGTG
This DNA window, taken from Pyxidicoccus xibeiensis, encodes the following:
- a CDS encoding asparagine synthase-related protein, coding for MSHVPGDASGPLATLPRYQARASEQRVDSVWRLAPEALEPEAVAAFLLHALAPEKSLFREVSRVPVPVPRILREAVGETFSEEALLTALSNTVGQHVATGALDVSLSGGVDSATLCALAARHAPGRIRAWTMDVHFADATERRNARTVARAAGVELVDVPVPDSRLPDMLEAAVLANETALINARAVASFIFYTEARALGASVMLSGAGADEVLLGNPQALVAARARVEEDRRLAREVLRPSAVDNLGTTREPWAPSPDEAGASEEVRHAAWVLRELVLPPELRGAKVHGLTLRTPYLDAAFAHVALALPESVLVRDGVGKWLFRHAVRSLVPDEVRLARKTPRYAQTALSSPVRERWLELYRAWLAPSRLEPLEVIDPGAALALLERYTRLSPDAPEAGGMDRLLMRLVSLAMLHRHCLYRTPCPES